Below is a window of Chryseobacterium arthrosphaerae DNA.
CGTCTTTGTAAAGCCGCAAGATACAGATATAAAAACAATGATATGGCGGATCTGGAAGCCCAGCTGATCGCAGCTTCTGAAAAGAACCACCGTTTCAAAATTATCGTTACAGACGGTGTTTTCTCTATGGACGGTATTGTTGCCGATCTGAAAGGAGTATGTGACCTTGCAGACAAATATGATGCTTTGGTAATGGTGGATGATTCCCACGCAACAGGTTTCATCGGGAAAACTGGCCGTGGTACTCATGAGGCTAATGAAGTAATGGGTAGGGTAGATATCATCACTTCTACATTAGGAAAAGCGCTGGGAGGTGCTTTGGGAGGATTTACTTCCGGTAAAAAAGAGATCATCGATATGCTGAGACAGCGTTCAAGACCTTATCTGTTCTCAAACTCTCTGGCGCCGGGAATCGTAGGGGCTGCTTTGAAAGTATTGGACATGATTTCTGATGATACCACGCTTCGTGATAAAGTAATGGAAAATGCAGACTATTTCAGAACGGAAATGAAAGCGAAAGGGTTTGATATCCCGGACGGAGATGCTGCTATTGTACCGGTAATGCTTTATGATGCGCCACTTTCTCAGAAAATGGCAGAAAAACTGATGGATGAAGGAATCTATGTCATCGGATTCTTCTATCCTGTAGTTCCGAAAGGAAAGGCAAGAATCAGAGTACAGCTTTCTGCTGCTCACACAAAAGAACATTTGGATAAAGCCATTGCTGCTTTTGAAAAAGTAGGAAAAGAACTGGGCGTGATCTCTTAAGATAAAAAACGTTTTACAGTATAGAATAAAAACAGGATTTCTCATATTAGAGAAAT
It encodes the following:
- the kbl gene encoding glycine C-acetyltransferase, coding for MISEKYLQHLQNELQNIENDGLYKRERIITSQQSAEIEANGKKLLNFCANNYLGLSNNPEVMKASQDMIQSHGYGMSSVRFICGTQDIHKELEKKIADFLGLEDTILYAAAFDANGGVFEPLFTEEDAIISDELNHASIIDGVRLCKAARYRYKNNDMADLEAQLIAASEKNHRFKIIVTDGVFSMDGIVADLKGVCDLADKYDALVMVDDSHATGFIGKTGRGTHEANEVMGRVDIITSTLGKALGGALGGFTSGKKEIIDMLRQRSRPYLFSNSLAPGIVGAALKVLDMISDDTTLRDKVMENADYFRTEMKAKGFDIPDGDAAIVPVMLYDAPLSQKMAEKLMDEGIYVIGFFYPVVPKGKARIRVQLSAAHTKEHLDKAIAAFEKVGKELGVIS